A single Suricata suricatta isolate VVHF042 chromosome 2, meerkat_22Aug2017_6uvM2_HiC, whole genome shotgun sequence DNA region contains:
- the LOC115275925 gene encoding uncharacterized protein LOC115275925 produces MSNREQHNTSDFSAQGLTILLKSQKEWKRRPLASNRQALSSAQWNQESVIDCTHPTPRADQSTTAVARSRQPQRPADDFGGPQSEGGPSPRSAEKAASARPACIRPGRLALSLTPSHAPESTGATTHPAPQGRGSPGQRGAVPPQRARQGRQLRQVSSSWTLLLQPAAANTRAPPESVPLLRGFAAPLPGSCETLPGTSEKSRSHHCPVQRQPSATRMERAGKDRRRKMSKNQVGVCEGELGCLPCLVTTLLRSEGSFSEENLFVCWFGCFSAPRFQSIISFYLLPRRI; encoded by the exons ATGTCT AATAGAGAACAGCACAATACCTCCGATTTCAGCGCACAAGGTTTAACCatccttttaaaaagtcagaaggaATGGAAAAGGCGTCCCCTCGCCAGCAACAG GCAGGCACTCAGCTCAGCTCAGTGGAACCAGGAGAGCGTAATCGACTGCACACACCCAACCCCGCGGGCCGACCAGTCAACTACGGCAGTCGCCCGCTCCCGGCAGCCGCAGAGGCCAGCCGACGACTTCGGCGGCCCTCAGTCCGAGGGAGGCCCTAGCCCAAGGAG CGCTGAGAAAGCAGCCAGCGCCAGGCCGGCCTGTATCCGCCCTGGCCGTCTAGCCCTCTCCCTAACGCCGTCACACGCCCCCGAATCCACGGGGGCAACGACTCACCCAGCCCCTCAAGGCCGGGGAAGCCCAGGGCAACGGGGGGCGGTGCCACCCCAGAGAGCAAGGCAAGGGCGGCAGCTAAGGCAGGTTTCCAGCTCCTGGACCCTCCTCCTTCAGCCAGCGGCTGCGAACACCAGGGCTCCTCCGGAGTCGGTGCCGCTGCTTCGCGGCTTCGCTGCTCCGCTCCCCGGCTCCTGTGAAACTTTGCCGGGTACCTCAGAGAAAAGCAGGAGCCACCACTGTCCAGTCCAGAGACAGCCGTCAGCGACCCGGATGGAGCGGGCGGGGAAGGACAGGAG GAGAAAAATGTCGAAAAATCAAGTTGGAGTTTGCGAAGGCGAGTTGGGGTGTTTGCCGTGTCTTGTAACAACGCTTCTGCGCTCAGAAGGGTCTTTTAGTGAAGAAAATCTCTTCGTGTGCTGGTTTGGTTGTTTTTCTGCTCCTAGGTTCCAGTCTATTATTTCATTCTACCTTTTACCAAGGAGAATTTGA